From Salvelinus fontinalis isolate EN_2023a chromosome 37, ASM2944872v1, whole genome shotgun sequence, the proteins below share one genomic window:
- the LOC129835975 gene encoding NACHT, LRR and PYD domains-containing protein 4E-like isoform X1: protein MGLSGGREEGGPASKMHLSGGHDTKAKSPIKQERPASPVPSCVSMKSDRSMRLPIEFREGDFSTEQRNQQERSESEILSGQSSQSHQPDLDSIFSLLEQNIMTFVKNELKMFKRILSPELPEGFESQKQDKEVVDTEDEKQESSAREGALKITLHVLRKMNQKELADTLVKNSDELAVICQRELKSNLKKKFQCIFEGIAKQGNQTLLNKIYTELYITEGGTGKVNNEHELRQIETTTRKQARPETAIKCNDIFKPLTGQDKLIRTVLTKGVAGIGKTVSVQKFILDWAEGKANQDVQFVFSFPFRELNLMKEHKYTIIELLNHFSIETKQSRISNYNKYKVLFIFDGLDECRLPLDFQKNKICCDVTESTSVDVLMTNLIRGNLLPSALLWITTRPAAANNIPSGCVDQVTEVQGFNDPQKEEYFRKRFSDEDLASRIISHIKTSRSLHIMCHIPVFCWISAIVLEHMLKHKREEMPKTLTEMYTHLVVFHTKQKNKKYIGKEETGPQWNKERILSLGKLAFQQLVNGNLIFYEEDLNEAGVDVNEASVYSGLCTQLFKEECGLFQDKVYCFVHLSIQEFLAAVYVFLSFINNNENLMDKLQTKDKSDVTFYKSAVDKALQSETGNLNLFLRFLLGLSLESNQKHLRGLLTKTRSSSKSHEETVKYIKEKIRENPSPETCINLFHCLNELNDHSLVEEIQSFLRSGSLSEAKLSPAQWSALVFVLMTSEKELDVFDLKKYTRSEEGLLRLLPVVKASRAVLLSGCGITEEGCASLVSALRSNPSHLRELDLSNNDLKDSGVKQLSAGLGNPHCKLETLRLSGCLVTQEGCASLVSALRSNPSHLRELDLSYNHPGDSGVRLLSAVLEDTHCRLEKLNVEHGGEYTTEPGLRKYVCDLTLDQNTVNRRISLSEENIKVTCRREKQPYPDHPERFEYCRQVLCREGLTGRCYWEAEWSGRRAGIGVTYKGISRRGEGDDCWLGYNDKSWSLFCSDNSYIARNNNNHTTIVVPSSSSHRVGVYLDWPAGTLSFYRASSDTLTHLITFTSTFTEPLYPGFRVYKDSSVSLK from the exons ATGGGTCtctctggggggagagaggaggggggccctgcctctaaaatgcatCTCTCTGGGGGACATGACACCAAAGCTAAGAG tccaatcaagcaggagagaccagcctcccctgtacccagctgtgtgtccatgaagagtgacagATCTATGCGTCTACCTATAGagtttagagagggagacttttctacagaacaaag aaaccaacaggagagatcagagtcagagatACTCAGTGGTCAGTCTTCCCAGAGTCATCAACCAGACCTGGACTCCATATTCAGC TTGCTTGAACAGAATATTATGACATTTGTGAAGAACGAGCTGAAGATGTTCAAGAggattcttagtccagaactcccagaaggctttgagaGTCAGAAGCAGGATAAGGAAGTGGTAGACActgaagatgagaagcaggagagcagtgccagagagggggctctgaagatcacactgcacgtcctgaggaaaatgaaccagaaAGAGCTTGCTGACACACTGGTGAAAA attcagatgagcttgctgtgatttgccaacgtgaactcaaatctaatctaaagaagaagtttcaatgtatatttgaggggatcgctaaacaaggaaaccaaacacttctcaataagatctacacagagctctacatcacagagggtggaacaggaAAGGTCAACaatgaacatgagctgagacagattgagacaacaaccaggaaacaagcaagaccagagactgcaatcaaatgtaacgatatcttcaaacccttaactggacaagacaaacttatcagaactgtgctgacaaagggagtcgctggcattggaaaaacagtctctgtgcagaagttcattctggactgggctgaaggaaaagcaaatcaggatgtccaatttgtattttcattcccttttcgggagctgaatttgatgaaagagCACAAATACACTATCATTGAACTCCTCAATCACTTCTCAATAGAAACCAAACAATCAAGAATCTCCAACTACAACAagtacaaagttctgttcatctttgatggtctggatgagtgccgactgcccctagacttccagaagaacaagatcTGTTGTGACGTCACAGAGTCAACCTCAGTGGATGTTCTAATGACAAATCTCATCAGgggaaatctgcttccctctgctctcctctggataactacccgacctgcagcagccaataacatcccttcagggtgtgttgaccaggtgacagaggtacaagggttcaatgacccacagaaggaggagtacttcaggaagagattcagtgatgaggacctggccagcagaatcatctcacacataaagacatcaaggagcctccacatcatgtgccacattcctgtcttctgttggatttctgcaattgtccttgaacacatgctgaaacataagagagaagagatgcccaagactctgactgagatgtacacacaccttgtggtgTTTCATACCAAACAGAAGAATAAAAAGTATATTGGGAAAGAAGAGACAGGTCCACAATGGAATAAAGAAAGAATTCTGTCACTGGGAAAATtggcttttcaacagcttgtgaaTGGCAATCTGATTTTCTATGAAGAAGACCTGAATGAGGCTGGCGTTGATGTCAATGAagcctcagtgtactcaggattgtgcacgcagctctttaaagaggaatgtgggctgttccaggacaaggtgtactgctttgttcatctgagcattcaggagtttctggctgctgtatatgtgttcctctcattcatcaacaacaatgagaatctaATGGACAAACTGCAAACAAAAGACAAGTCTGATGTTACGTTCTAcaagagtgctgtggataaagccttacaaagtgagacgggaaacctgaaccttttcctccgcttccttctgggcctctcactggagtccaatcagaagcacttacGAGGTCTACTGACAAAGACAAGAAGCAGCTCAAAGAGCCACGAAGAAACAGTCAAGTACATCAAGGAGAAGATCAGGGAGAATCCTTCTCCAGAGACAtgcatcaatctgttccactgtctgaatgaactgaatgaccattctctagtggaggagatccaaagcTTCCTGAGATCAGGAAGTCTCTCAGAAGCTAAACTgtcacctgcacagtggtcagctctggtctttgtgttgatgacttcagaaaaggagctggatgtgtttgacctgaagaaatacaccagatcagaggaaggacttctgaggctgctgccagtggtcaaagcctccagagcTGTTCT gctgtcaggctgtggaatcacagaggaaggctgtgcttctctggtctcagctctgaggtcaaacccctcacacctgagagagctggatctgagtaacaatgacctgaaggattcaggagtgaagcagctctctgctggactggggaatccccactgtaaactggagactctgag gctgtcaggctgtctagtcacacaGGAAGgatgtgcttctctggtctcagctctgaggtcaaacccctcacacctgagagagctggatctgagctacaatcacccaggagactcaggagtcagactgctctctgctgtactggaggatacacactgcagactggagaaactcaa tgtggaacatggtggagagtACACAACGGAACCTGggcttagaaaat atgtctgtgatctcacactggaccaAAACACAGTTAACAGACgcatctctctgtctgaggagaacatAAAGGTGACATGTAGGAGAGAGAAGcagccgtatcctgatcacccagagagatttgagtactgtagacaggtgctgtgtagagagggtctgactgggcgctgttactgggaggcaGAGTGGAGTGGGAGAAGGGCTGGtataggagtgacatataaaggaatcagcaggagaggagagggtgatgaCTGTTGGCTTGGATacaatgacaagtcctggagtctgttctgctctgacaACAGTTACATTGCCAGGAACAATAATAATCACACTACCATAGTcgtcccctcctccagctcccacagagtaggagtgtatctggactggccagccggcactctgtccttctatagagcctcctctgacacactgacccacctgatcacgttcacctccacattcactgagcccctctatccagggtttaGGGTTTATAAAGACTCCTCAGTGTCCCTGAAATAA
- the LOC129835975 gene encoding NACHT, LRR and PYD domains-containing protein 4E-like isoform X2 — protein MKSDRSMRLPIEFREGDFSTEQRNQQERSESEILSGQSSQSHQPDLDSIFSLLEQNIMTFVKNELKMFKRILSPELPEGFESQKQDKEVVDTEDEKQESSAREGALKITLHVLRKMNQKELADTLVKNSDELAVICQRELKSNLKKKFQCIFEGIAKQGNQTLLNKIYTELYITEGGTGKVNNEHELRQIETTTRKQARPETAIKCNDIFKPLTGQDKLIRTVLTKGVAGIGKTVSVQKFILDWAEGKANQDVQFVFSFPFRELNLMKEHKYTIIELLNHFSIETKQSRISNYNKYKVLFIFDGLDECRLPLDFQKNKICCDVTESTSVDVLMTNLIRGNLLPSALLWITTRPAAANNIPSGCVDQVTEVQGFNDPQKEEYFRKRFSDEDLASRIISHIKTSRSLHIMCHIPVFCWISAIVLEHMLKHKREEMPKTLTEMYTHLVVFHTKQKNKKYIGKEETGPQWNKERILSLGKLAFQQLVNGNLIFYEEDLNEAGVDVNEASVYSGLCTQLFKEECGLFQDKVYCFVHLSIQEFLAAVYVFLSFINNNENLMDKLQTKDKSDVTFYKSAVDKALQSETGNLNLFLRFLLGLSLESNQKHLRGLLTKTRSSSKSHEETVKYIKEKIRENPSPETCINLFHCLNELNDHSLVEEIQSFLRSGSLSEAKLSPAQWSALVFVLMTSEKELDVFDLKKYTRSEEGLLRLLPVVKASRAVLLSGCGITEEGCASLVSALRSNPSHLRELDLSNNDLKDSGVKQLSAGLGNPHCKLETLRLSGCLVTQEGCASLVSALRSNPSHLRELDLSYNHPGDSGVRLLSAVLEDTHCRLEKLNVEHGGEYTTEPGLRKYVCDLTLDQNTVNRRISLSEENIKVTCRREKQPYPDHPERFEYCRQVLCREGLTGRCYWEAEWSGRRAGIGVTYKGISRRGEGDDCWLGYNDKSWSLFCSDNSYIARNNNNHTTIVVPSSSSHRVGVYLDWPAGTLSFYRASSDTLTHLITFTSTFTEPLYPGFRVYKDSSVSLK, from the exons atgaagagtgacagATCTATGCGTCTACCTATAGagtttagagagggagacttttctacagaacaaag aaaccaacaggagagatcagagtcagagatACTCAGTGGTCAGTCTTCCCAGAGTCATCAACCAGACCTGGACTCCATATTCAGC TTGCTTGAACAGAATATTATGACATTTGTGAAGAACGAGCTGAAGATGTTCAAGAggattcttagtccagaactcccagaaggctttgagaGTCAGAAGCAGGATAAGGAAGTGGTAGACActgaagatgagaagcaggagagcagtgccagagagggggctctgaagatcacactgcacgtcctgaggaaaatgaaccagaaAGAGCTTGCTGACACACTGGTGAAAA attcagatgagcttgctgtgatttgccaacgtgaactcaaatctaatctaaagaagaagtttcaatgtatatttgaggggatcgctaaacaaggaaaccaaacacttctcaataagatctacacagagctctacatcacagagggtggaacaggaAAGGTCAACaatgaacatgagctgagacagattgagacaacaaccaggaaacaagcaagaccagagactgcaatcaaatgtaacgatatcttcaaacccttaactggacaagacaaacttatcagaactgtgctgacaaagggagtcgctggcattggaaaaacagtctctgtgcagaagttcattctggactgggctgaaggaaaagcaaatcaggatgtccaatttgtattttcattcccttttcgggagctgaatttgatgaaagagCACAAATACACTATCATTGAACTCCTCAATCACTTCTCAATAGAAACCAAACAATCAAGAATCTCCAACTACAACAagtacaaagttctgttcatctttgatggtctggatgagtgccgactgcccctagacttccagaagaacaagatcTGTTGTGACGTCACAGAGTCAACCTCAGTGGATGTTCTAATGACAAATCTCATCAGgggaaatctgcttccctctgctctcctctggataactacccgacctgcagcagccaataacatcccttcagggtgtgttgaccaggtgacagaggtacaagggttcaatgacccacagaaggaggagtacttcaggaagagattcagtgatgaggacctggccagcagaatcatctcacacataaagacatcaaggagcctccacatcatgtgccacattcctgtcttctgttggatttctgcaattgtccttgaacacatgctgaaacataagagagaagagatgcccaagactctgactgagatgtacacacaccttgtggtgTTTCATACCAAACAGAAGAATAAAAAGTATATTGGGAAAGAAGAGACAGGTCCACAATGGAATAAAGAAAGAATTCTGTCACTGGGAAAATtggcttttcaacagcttgtgaaTGGCAATCTGATTTTCTATGAAGAAGACCTGAATGAGGCTGGCGTTGATGTCAATGAagcctcagtgtactcaggattgtgcacgcagctctttaaagaggaatgtgggctgttccaggacaaggtgtactgctttgttcatctgagcattcaggagtttctggctgctgtatatgtgttcctctcattcatcaacaacaatgagaatctaATGGACAAACTGCAAACAAAAGACAAGTCTGATGTTACGTTCTAcaagagtgctgtggataaagccttacaaagtgagacgggaaacctgaaccttttcctccgcttccttctgggcctctcactggagtccaatcagaagcacttacGAGGTCTACTGACAAAGACAAGAAGCAGCTCAAAGAGCCACGAAGAAACAGTCAAGTACATCAAGGAGAAGATCAGGGAGAATCCTTCTCCAGAGACAtgcatcaatctgttccactgtctgaatgaactgaatgaccattctctagtggaggagatccaaagcTTCCTGAGATCAGGAAGTCTCTCAGAAGCTAAACTgtcacctgcacagtggtcagctctggtctttgtgttgatgacttcagaaaaggagctggatgtgtttgacctgaagaaatacaccagatcagaggaaggacttctgaggctgctgccagtggtcaaagcctccagagcTGTTCT gctgtcaggctgtggaatcacagaggaaggctgtgcttctctggtctcagctctgaggtcaaacccctcacacctgagagagctggatctgagtaacaatgacctgaaggattcaggagtgaagcagctctctgctggactggggaatccccactgtaaactggagactctgag gctgtcaggctgtctagtcacacaGGAAGgatgtgcttctctggtctcagctctgaggtcaaacccctcacacctgagagagctggatctgagctacaatcacccaggagactcaggagtcagactgctctctgctgtactggaggatacacactgcagactggagaaactcaa tgtggaacatggtggagagtACACAACGGAACCTGggcttagaaaat atgtctgtgatctcacactggaccaAAACACAGTTAACAGACgcatctctctgtctgaggagaacatAAAGGTGACATGTAGGAGAGAGAAGcagccgtatcctgatcacccagagagatttgagtactgtagacaggtgctgtgtagagagggtctgactgggcgctgttactgggaggcaGAGTGGAGTGGGAGAAGGGCTGGtataggagtgacatataaaggaatcagcaggagaggagagggtgatgaCTGTTGGCTTGGATacaatgacaagtcctggagtctgttctgctctgacaACAGTTACATTGCCAGGAACAATAATAATCACACTACCATAGTcgtcccctcctccagctcccacagagtaggagtgtatctggactggccagccggcactctgtccttctatagagcctcctctgacacactgacccacctgatcacgttcacctccacattcactgagcccctctatccagggtttaGGGTTTATAAAGACTCCTCAGTGTCCCTGAAATAA